In Candidatus Promineifilum breve, one genomic interval encodes:
- the menC gene encoding o-succinylbenzoate synthase, whose translation MKIERIDLYHVSMRLVSPFVTSFGPQQQRDCLLTAVHADGLTGWGESVATNDPGYSYETTGTAWHILSDFLIPALVGREIAGPEALGPALSFVRGHPLAKAALDQALWDLAAQADGVSLAAKLAEPYAEGAKARVPVGVSIGIQPSLERTVEVIGQYYDQGYRRIKLKIKPGHDVAVGRAARAAFPDLPIMLDANSAFRLEDAAVFQAMDELNLLMLEQPLGYEDIYDHSRLRPLIKTPLCLDESIHSDDHARYALAIEACDIINVKPSRVAGWTEARRIHDRCRAVGMPLWVGGMLETGVGRAAQLALAALPGFTLPGDISATERYYTRDITAPFTLNREDSTISVPAGPGLGVEIDHDYLAAVTLRRESFTTP comes from the coding sequence ATGAAAATTGAACGCATCGATCTCTATCACGTCAGTATGCGCCTGGTCAGCCCGTTCGTCACCAGCTTCGGGCCGCAGCAGCAGCGCGATTGCCTGCTAACGGCCGTCCACGCCGATGGCCTGACCGGCTGGGGCGAGAGCGTCGCCACCAACGACCCCGGCTACTCCTATGAGACCACCGGCACGGCCTGGCACATTCTCAGCGATTTTCTCATCCCGGCCCTCGTCGGCCGGGAGATCGCCGGGCCGGAGGCGCTCGGCCCGGCCCTGTCGTTCGTGCGCGGCCATCCATTGGCCAAGGCGGCGCTCGATCAGGCGCTATGGGATCTGGCGGCGCAGGCCGACGGCGTCTCGCTGGCCGCCAAGCTGGCCGAACCCTACGCCGAGGGGGCCAAGGCGCGCGTGCCCGTCGGCGTCAGCATCGGCATCCAGCCGTCGCTGGAGCGCACGGTGGAGGTCATCGGCCAATACTACGACCAGGGCTACCGGCGCATCAAGCTGAAGATCAAGCCCGGCCATGACGTGGCCGTGGGGCGGGCGGCGCGGGCGGCTTTCCCCGACCTGCCGATCATGCTCGACGCCAACTCGGCCTTCCGGCTGGAGGACGCGGCCGTCTTTCAGGCGATGGACGAGCTGAACCTGCTGATGCTGGAGCAGCCGCTGGGCTACGAGGACATTTACGACCACAGCCGGCTGCGGCCGTTGATCAAGACGCCGCTGTGCCTGGACGAGAGCATCCACTCCGACGACCACGCCCGCTACGCGCTGGCGATTGAGGCCTGCGACATCATCAACGTCAAGCCGTCGCGCGTGGCCGGCTGGACGGAGGCGCGGCGCATCCACGACCGCTGCCGGGCGGTGGGCATGCCGCTGTGGGTCGGCGGGATGCTGGAGACGGGCGTCGGCCGGGCGGCGCAACTGGCGCTGGCGGCGCTGCCCGGCTTCACCCTGCCCGGCGACATCTCGGCCACCGAGCGCTACTACACGCGCGACATCACCGCGCCCTTCACTCTGAACCGGGAGGATAGCACCATCAGCGTGCCCGCCGGGCCGGGGCTGGGGGTGGAGATCGACCACGACTATCTGGCGGCGGTCACCCTGCGCCGCGAATCCTTCACCACCCCTTAG